The following are encoded in a window of Megalopta genalis isolate 19385.01 chromosome 6, iyMegGena1_principal, whole genome shotgun sequence genomic DNA:
- the LOC117223867 gene encoding terminal nucleotidyltransferase 5C isoform X1 — protein sequence MGTARSTADPPPTCGSLEIGEERQRRVAMMESLCQVNGTKTNDGNETSSVNNPNNNPDCPDPQQRLAVLSFEQVRRLNDVMNEVVSIHGRGNFPTLEVRLRDLVTVVRSKLETDPSNGGAGMRVRDIRLNGGAASHVLATESQPYNDLDLIFAVELSSGRNYDKVKAAVLGSLFDLLPEGVSRKRITTCSLKEAYVSKMVKVNNDGDRWSLISLGNSRGHRNVELKFVDSMRRQFEFSVDSFQIVLDSLLLFYECSKLPIGENFYPTVVGESVYGDFQEALYHLHKKLISTRHPEEIRGGGLLKYCNLLVKMYKPYQPDYIKTLERYMCSRFFIDFPDISQQRAKLENYLWNHFVGPEEEALKYQYLTLLYNVVEESTVCLMGHERRQTLSLIESLAYQVLCQEQQQRLTSHQQTPPGPPAAYVYANGYYYTPVIPTACYACTCNSWMACSS from the coding sequence TGTGGCTCCCTGGAGATCGGCGAGGAACGCCAGCGTCGGGTCGCAATGATGGAGTCCCTCTGCCAGGTGAACGGCACGAAGACGAACGACGGCAACGAGACGAGCAGCGTCAACAACCCGAACAACAACCCGGACTGCCCGGACCCACAGCAGAGGCTCGCGGTGCTCAGTTTCGAGCAGGTCCGTCGGCTGAACGACGTGATGAACGAGGTGGTGTCGATCCACGGCCGAGGTAACTTCCCCACCCTGGAGGTCCGTCTGAGGGACCTGGTGACGGTGGTGCGTAGCAAATTGGAGACCGACCCGAGCAACGGTGGCGCCGGCATGAGGGTACGGGACATCCGGCTGAACGGCGGCGCCGCGTCCCACGTTCTAGCAACGGAGTCACAGCCGTACAACGATCTGGACCTGATCTTCGCGGTGGAGCTGTCGAGCGGCCGGAACTACGACAAGGTGAAGGCCGCGGTGCTCGGCTCGCTGTTCGACCTGCTACCGGAAGGCGTGAGCCGCAAGCGTATCACCACGTGCAGCCTGAAGGAGGCGTACGTCAGCAAGATGGTGAAAGTGAACAACGACGGTGACCGGTGGTCCCTGATCTCCCTCGGGAACTCCCGCGGCCACAGGAACGTCGAGCTGAAGTTCGTCGACTCGATGAGGCGGCAGTTCGAATTCTCCGTCGACTCGTTCCAGATCGTGCTCGACTCCCTCCTGTTGTTCTACGAGTGCAGCAAGCTGCCGATCGGCGAGAACTTCTACCCGACGGTGGTCGGCGAGTCCGTCTACGGTGACTTTCAGGAGGCGCTCTATCATCTCCACAAGAAGCTGATCTCGACCAGGCATCCGGAAGAGATCCGCGGCGGCGGCCTGCTCAAGTACTGCAACCTGCTCGTCAAGATGTACAAACCGTACCAGCCGGACTACATAAAGACCCTCGAGCGTTACATGTGCTCGAGATTCTTCATCGACTTCCCGGACATCAGCCAGCAGCGCGCCAAACTCGAGAACTATCTGTGGAATCATTTCGTCGGGCCCGAGGAGGAGGCCCTCAAGTACCAATACCTGACGTTGCTCTACAACGTGGTGGAGGAGTCCACGGTGTGCCTGATGGGCCACGAGAGACGACAGACCCTGTCGCTGATCGAGAGCCTCGCCTACCAAGTGCTCTGCCAGGAGCAGCAACAACGGCTGACGAGCCATCAGCAGACGCCGCCCGGCCCGCCGGCCGCCTACGTTTACGCGAACGGTTACTATTACACTCCCGTGATACCCACCGCGTGCTACGCGTGCACCTGCAACTCTTGGATGGCGTGCTCGTCGTGA
- the LOC117223867 gene encoding terminal nucleotidyltransferase 5C isoform X2 — MCGSLEIGEERQRRVAMMESLCQVNGTKTNDGNETSSVNNPNNNPDCPDPQQRLAVLSFEQVRRLNDVMNEVVSIHGRGNFPTLEVRLRDLVTVVRSKLETDPSNGGAGMRVRDIRLNGGAASHVLATESQPYNDLDLIFAVELSSGRNYDKVKAAVLGSLFDLLPEGVSRKRITTCSLKEAYVSKMVKVNNDGDRWSLISLGNSRGHRNVELKFVDSMRRQFEFSVDSFQIVLDSLLLFYECSKLPIGENFYPTVVGESVYGDFQEALYHLHKKLISTRHPEEIRGGGLLKYCNLLVKMYKPYQPDYIKTLERYMCSRFFIDFPDISQQRAKLENYLWNHFVGPEEEALKYQYLTLLYNVVEESTVCLMGHERRQTLSLIESLAYQVLCQEQQQRLTSHQQTPPGPPAAYVYANGYYYTPVIPTACYACTCNSWMACSS; from the coding sequence TGTGGCTCCCTGGAGATCGGCGAGGAACGCCAGCGTCGGGTCGCAATGATGGAGTCCCTCTGCCAGGTGAACGGCACGAAGACGAACGACGGCAACGAGACGAGCAGCGTCAACAACCCGAACAACAACCCGGACTGCCCGGACCCACAGCAGAGGCTCGCGGTGCTCAGTTTCGAGCAGGTCCGTCGGCTGAACGACGTGATGAACGAGGTGGTGTCGATCCACGGCCGAGGTAACTTCCCCACCCTGGAGGTCCGTCTGAGGGACCTGGTGACGGTGGTGCGTAGCAAATTGGAGACCGACCCGAGCAACGGTGGCGCCGGCATGAGGGTACGGGACATCCGGCTGAACGGCGGCGCCGCGTCCCACGTTCTAGCAACGGAGTCACAGCCGTACAACGATCTGGACCTGATCTTCGCGGTGGAGCTGTCGAGCGGCCGGAACTACGACAAGGTGAAGGCCGCGGTGCTCGGCTCGCTGTTCGACCTGCTACCGGAAGGCGTGAGCCGCAAGCGTATCACCACGTGCAGCCTGAAGGAGGCGTACGTCAGCAAGATGGTGAAAGTGAACAACGACGGTGACCGGTGGTCCCTGATCTCCCTCGGGAACTCCCGCGGCCACAGGAACGTCGAGCTGAAGTTCGTCGACTCGATGAGGCGGCAGTTCGAATTCTCCGTCGACTCGTTCCAGATCGTGCTCGACTCCCTCCTGTTGTTCTACGAGTGCAGCAAGCTGCCGATCGGCGAGAACTTCTACCCGACGGTGGTCGGCGAGTCCGTCTACGGTGACTTTCAGGAGGCGCTCTATCATCTCCACAAGAAGCTGATCTCGACCAGGCATCCGGAAGAGATCCGCGGCGGCGGCCTGCTCAAGTACTGCAACCTGCTCGTCAAGATGTACAAACCGTACCAGCCGGACTACATAAAGACCCTCGAGCGTTACATGTGCTCGAGATTCTTCATCGACTTCCCGGACATCAGCCAGCAGCGCGCCAAACTCGAGAACTATCTGTGGAATCATTTCGTCGGGCCCGAGGAGGAGGCCCTCAAGTACCAATACCTGACGTTGCTCTACAACGTGGTGGAGGAGTCCACGGTGTGCCTGATGGGCCACGAGAGACGACAGACCCTGTCGCTGATCGAGAGCCTCGCCTACCAAGTGCTCTGCCAGGAGCAGCAACAACGGCTGACGAGCCATCAGCAGACGCCGCCCGGCCCGCCGGCCGCCTACGTTTACGCGAACGGTTACTATTACACTCCCGTGATACCCACCGCGTGCTACGCGTGCACCTGCAACTCTTGGATGGCGTGCTCGTCGTGA
- the LOC117223867 gene encoding terminal nucleotidyltransferase 5C isoform X3, translating into MMESLCQVNGTKTNDGNETSSVNNPNNNPDCPDPQQRLAVLSFEQVRRLNDVMNEVVSIHGRGNFPTLEVRLRDLVTVVRSKLETDPSNGGAGMRVRDIRLNGGAASHVLATESQPYNDLDLIFAVELSSGRNYDKVKAAVLGSLFDLLPEGVSRKRITTCSLKEAYVSKMVKVNNDGDRWSLISLGNSRGHRNVELKFVDSMRRQFEFSVDSFQIVLDSLLLFYECSKLPIGENFYPTVVGESVYGDFQEALYHLHKKLISTRHPEEIRGGGLLKYCNLLVKMYKPYQPDYIKTLERYMCSRFFIDFPDISQQRAKLENYLWNHFVGPEEEALKYQYLTLLYNVVEESTVCLMGHERRQTLSLIESLAYQVLCQEQQQRLTSHQQTPPGPPAAYVYANGYYYTPVIPTACYACTCNSWMACSS; encoded by the coding sequence ATGATGGAGTCCCTCTGCCAGGTGAACGGCACGAAGACGAACGACGGCAACGAGACGAGCAGCGTCAACAACCCGAACAACAACCCGGACTGCCCGGACCCACAGCAGAGGCTCGCGGTGCTCAGTTTCGAGCAGGTCCGTCGGCTGAACGACGTGATGAACGAGGTGGTGTCGATCCACGGCCGAGGTAACTTCCCCACCCTGGAGGTCCGTCTGAGGGACCTGGTGACGGTGGTGCGTAGCAAATTGGAGACCGACCCGAGCAACGGTGGCGCCGGCATGAGGGTACGGGACATCCGGCTGAACGGCGGCGCCGCGTCCCACGTTCTAGCAACGGAGTCACAGCCGTACAACGATCTGGACCTGATCTTCGCGGTGGAGCTGTCGAGCGGCCGGAACTACGACAAGGTGAAGGCCGCGGTGCTCGGCTCGCTGTTCGACCTGCTACCGGAAGGCGTGAGCCGCAAGCGTATCACCACGTGCAGCCTGAAGGAGGCGTACGTCAGCAAGATGGTGAAAGTGAACAACGACGGTGACCGGTGGTCCCTGATCTCCCTCGGGAACTCCCGCGGCCACAGGAACGTCGAGCTGAAGTTCGTCGACTCGATGAGGCGGCAGTTCGAATTCTCCGTCGACTCGTTCCAGATCGTGCTCGACTCCCTCCTGTTGTTCTACGAGTGCAGCAAGCTGCCGATCGGCGAGAACTTCTACCCGACGGTGGTCGGCGAGTCCGTCTACGGTGACTTTCAGGAGGCGCTCTATCATCTCCACAAGAAGCTGATCTCGACCAGGCATCCGGAAGAGATCCGCGGCGGCGGCCTGCTCAAGTACTGCAACCTGCTCGTCAAGATGTACAAACCGTACCAGCCGGACTACATAAAGACCCTCGAGCGTTACATGTGCTCGAGATTCTTCATCGACTTCCCGGACATCAGCCAGCAGCGCGCCAAACTCGAGAACTATCTGTGGAATCATTTCGTCGGGCCCGAGGAGGAGGCCCTCAAGTACCAATACCTGACGTTGCTCTACAACGTGGTGGAGGAGTCCACGGTGTGCCTGATGGGCCACGAGAGACGACAGACCCTGTCGCTGATCGAGAGCCTCGCCTACCAAGTGCTCTGCCAGGAGCAGCAACAACGGCTGACGAGCCATCAGCAGACGCCGCCCGGCCCGCCGGCCGCCTACGTTTACGCGAACGGTTACTATTACACTCCCGTGATACCCACCGCGTGCTACGCGTGCACCTGCAACTCTTGGATGGCGTGCTCGTCGTGA